ATGTAGAGACGTAGCATGCTACGTCTCTACATAAGCGGACACTTTCACACACGGCAGAGGTCTAATGCGGAACTCACGTATGAATTATAGTGCTTCTCATCTGAGTGAAGTACTAATTCATCTGTGTCCATCTGTACGGCAGTTTGCACACTCGGGGGAACCCCCCTCCGGGTATGCCTGCGGCACGCCTGACGGCGTTGGCGTAGCCTGTCCGCAGGACTTACACCAGTCGCCTGGGTCGGGAAACCCTCCTTGCAACTTCTCTGTGCAACGCACGCAAGAGTCCATCTGTGGTTCATTATTTCTTTGTGTACCTCAGCCAATTGCAAACCGCTATAGGTCAATCCTAGCTTTCTATGCAACATTCAAAAAACCGCTCGAAATCCAGTAAGAGGAGTATGTCATAAACAATTTAGAGTCTATTGGTGGACAGACGATAGAACTTCCAGCAAGTGACTCAAGTGTCTGCTGACAGCTGATAATAGGTCTTCTGGCTTGCAGGTATAAATCTGGAATGGTCAGTCCTTCTTGCGACCAGCGCTCAAACAAGAAAGGTCGCAGCGCGTACAAAGGATTTTCCACAGAAGTTACATTTTTCATTAACTGTGTTTGCCACTCGTCGTAAGGAAGTAGTTGAATTGGAAAACCAAAAGAGCGCATCCACTCAACTAACACCTTCAAGGAAACAGGTTGGGGATGTTGCAAGTGGAAAGCTTTGCCCATCGATTCTTTCTGCCTTGATAGATAAACAATCGCTTTGCTCACATAGTCTACAGGAGACGCATCCATTATGTACTCCACATCTGGAAAACACCCCATCTCAAGACAGCCCTTTATCATCAAGCAGATAAAGTCATGCGTGTTAGACACACCTGTTTGACTGTCTCCTCCTATCAATGGTGGTCTGTGGATAGTCACGGGAAGTCCTCGGTCACGAGCAATCTTGACTAACTTTTCAGCAACCCACTTAGTTTGAGAGTAACCGAGATAAATACCCTCCCAATGGTTAAAATCATCCTGTTCTTTGACAACTTTGCCAGCATAAGCAGGTGATTCAAAAACAGCAACACTAGAAACGTAGTGCAGGGGTTTGACTTTGATTGCACTTGCCAAACGTATGACTTCCTGTGTTCCTAGAACATTAGCAGCCTTCAGTGCTGAGTAGGGATAAACATAATTTAGCGTGGCAGCACTATGATACACAGCGTCAAGATTAGCTGCCAGCATTTCAAACCCTTCAGTACTAATACCTAAGAATGGCTGAGATAAATCTCCAGGAATCGCAATAATTCTGGGGCTGAATTGTTCTTCCCAAAGTAAATATTGTTGCAGGTTTTGCTTCAGCTTTCGCTTGCCTTCCTTTGAATTAGCAGCACGTACTAAGCAGTAGATATCTGCATCTGTCGTCTGTAGCAGTTCATAGATGATAAAAGCGCCTAAAAAGCCTGTTCCTCCAGTTAGGAAGACATTATTCAGTTCACTTGTAAATTGAAATGGTGTAGATGCAGGACGGATATTTTGGTCTAGAACAGCTTCAGCACTTAAATCGAGCATCGGCGTCTTGAAAGCAGAAACATTTGCTCGAGAGGCAACTCTCGTGTCTTCAATCTGTGACTCCAATACGAGCGATTCTTCAGCTAAACGCTGTGAAAGTGCTTCGATATTTGGATAGTGCCACAACAACGTAGGAGAGACTTCAAATCCCAGCATTTTTTCTGCTTTCGTGACTAAAAGCATAGCTTGAGCCGAGTCCAAACCGTAGCTGTCTAGAGGCTCTTGGACATTGATTTCATCAGATGCGATTTTTAATCCATCAGCAACAATAGACACTAGCAATGCTTGAATTTCTTCTGCCGTATGAGACTGTTTTGAAGCCATTATTTACAAACCTCTAACATCATAGTCTGCGATTTCTGAGAAACCCGGTTTCTTTGAGAAACCGGGTTTTTTGAACCCATGAATTTTTAGCTCTTACAAGCTAGTAGAACAAACTGGACGATATTGACAGTAGTCGTCTGAGATTTGCAGTCCTTGAATTTTCAAACTTTGAATGCGGTATAAAAATGCTGCTCCAGTCATAATATGATCAGCAACATCAACCACGCGGCGACTTTTTGGGTCAGCCAAATAAGAATCACGAACCCAGTCATTAAAGCTACCCATGACTGGACCGCACCAAATTTGATAATCGACTTCTCGACCCTTTTCTCCAGAACTAGACCAGCGAGAGGACAATCCTAAATACCAGCGAAAAATTGCTGCCATTTTCATTTTGGGATTGTTGATTGCTTTTCCGAGTTTTTCAGGATTTCTTGTGGATAAATAAGTTGCAGTTTCTTCCCATATCTGAGCAAGGCTGTTACGAAAAACTTGTTTCTCTAATTTTTCTCTTTCTTCAATAGGAATATCTTCAATCGAGTTATAATTTCTGTATATTTCATACAGTTTCTGAGCTCGTAGAGGGAACATAGTTCCTCTTTTTAAAACTTGAAGCTTCACTCCCATTTCAAACATATCAGCTGCTGGAGCCATCATCATGTCAGCCATTTCTGCTTGTGCTAGCAATCGCTTCGTATATTCACAAGTTCCAGCTTCAACACAAGACTGATTAATCGAACCAGTCACCACATAAGCAGCACCCATCATAAAGCCGGCTAAAGCTGATTGTGGTGTCCCAATTCCTCCAGCTACTCCAACTCTGATAGGTGTTGAGTAACGATATTTTTCCTGAATTTCATGTTTTAATGCCAAAATAGAAGGCAGGAGACAAACTAAGGGACGATTGTCTGTATGACCGCCAGAATCAGCTTCCACAGTAATATCATCGGCAATGGGAAGCTGGGCTGCAAGATTTGCTTGTAACTCACTGATGAGTCCTTGTGCAACAAGTTCTTTCAGTATTTTTAGTGGTGCTGGTTGGAGAAATTTGCTAGCGACTTCTCGCCGAGAAATTTTGGCAATGACTTTGTTTTTGATTTCAATTTGATTGGCTGCATTTACACCTAATCCAGCCGCCCGATAATAGACAATATTGGGAGTCAAGTCCAAAAATGCTGAAGCCTCTACAGTTTTCACCCCATATTTGAGGTATAAATCGACAGCACGACGTTCAAGAGCAGGTTCATTCGGACTGTGAATCAGATTAGAAGCGTAGGGACCTTGAGGTAAGGCTTGTTGAATACGGTTAATAGCTGCTTCAAGACGGTCTGGACTTAAACCACCAGCACCAAAGGAACTCAAAATTTTCTCTTTTCCGAGTGCAATCACCATCTCAACAGATGCAATACCGCCAGCCATTGCACCCGTAGCATAGGCATATTTCACACCATGAGAGGAAAGAAAACTGGGGTCTCCTAAACTATGTGTTGAGATGGGTGGAACTGCCATCAACAATTCTACTTGTCCTGTCCCATTCTCAGTAGGACAAGAATAACCTTCGTTGGTGACGCCAATTTTCCCTGCTACTCTTACGATGTAACACGGTTTATGTAAATTATGTAACTTATCTTTGATAGCTGACTGTTCAAATGCAACACAATCTAAAGAACCTTTCCACACTTGATTGTGATTGAATAAGTTACCAAAAAAGCGAAGACCATTATTGTATTTACCTAATACCGTATCTTCAGTTTTCACGGTAGTGATTCCCTTGAATTGTTAGTAAGAGAGAGTGGTAGTGGGTAGTGGGTAGTGGGTAGTGGAAGTTTTTGAGAACTAACAACTATCCACTAAGAACTAACAACTAACTAAGTAAATTTTCAGCACAAGCCAATTGTAATTGAATGATTTCGCTGATTTGTTGGCTAAATTCTTGTCTGGATTTTAAGAAATCAGCGTGAGCTTTATTAATGCTTGAATTATTAGCGCTCAACTTTTTGTACTGAGACTGATTTAATTCGTTTAGAGTCACTGCGTAGCCAAATTTTTGAGTAGCAGTAGATAAGTGCGGAATGGATTGAGAAATTATTTCCTGAGTGACAGTTGACTCCCAAGATTGTATCTCTTCCCTGGACTCAAAACTGTTATTGTTGGCATTTTTCACTTTTTCTTCCTCTTGATTAGTCTTTGATAGGGTGATGTTGCGGTAATAACTTTCACCATTGTGGATACTGCTTGAGTTTTGAGGAGAATTTGTGAGTTCAGAATCTCTCGAGAGAGGAATGTTCTCAGACTGGTTATTAACAAGATGAAGAGGTTTTTTTGTAGCTAAGTTTTGGAAAAGTTTACAGTTTTCGTCACTCCAAATTTTGGGAACAATTCTGTTTCCACCCAAATTGACAGTTCTCACAGTCGGTTTAAGTTGACTGGATGTTTCTGTTGTCTGACTATACAAAGGTGATAAGTCCAGAGAAACACCATGACTGAAGAGTTTTACTAATGCTCTGATAATAGAAGTATGGTCATCTATACCTCTTCTGTTGAGAGATACGGTCATATGTTCTTTGTTTTCTAGGATTTTATCAATCCATCGAGAACAAACATTGCCAGACCCTGCTTCGACGAATATTCTTGCCCCATCCTCGTAAACTCGGTTCACTAATCGAGGAAAATCTACCTGATGACATAAGGTTTTCGCAAGACTACGAGCGATGACATCACTATCAAGTGTGATGGGTTTGTACTCAGCTGAGGAATAAAAAGCAATGCCCGGTATATTTTGTGAAGGTAGGGTATTGACTCTAGCGATTTCGTCGTACTCAGACCGCATTGTCTCACAATGGATTGCATGGTTGAAGGGAGCGCGGAAAGCGTTGCAACCCAAAGTTTTAATCACTCTCTGACAGGCGGCTGTATCACCAGCGATTAAAACTTCTTCTGGTGTATTTATCTGAGTTAAATAGACGCGATTTTCATTTTTGAGGCACTCTTGAACCTGGGATGGGGCCGCCATCAAAAGATATGTACTCCAGAAATCATCGTCTGGCGATTGTTGTGCTGATGGTAATCCCCAAAATTCGCGTACGGCTTTTTTCGGTCCAGATATCCTGTCTCCAAACAAAGGAGATGCGTGAAAGGTGTTAATCCCTTGGCTAAAGTTGCTCCAGACCCCCATCGCAAACATCATGCTAGTCTCGCCCAGGCTATACCCAAAAACATATTTTGGCTTCACCTGAAAATCATCTCGGATAATTGTCGTCAGGAGTCTGGCAATGCCTATATCAGTTTCAAAGATTGCCAAGGAATCATTGAGGAATTGCTGTTCGAGATTTTCCAGCTGCCTGGTTGATAATTTATTCAAGCTTCTGGGAAAGACGAGCTTCGCAATGTCGGCGACAACACTAAAAACGCTTTTGATTGCTAAGTCGTCGTGAACTCTGGGGAATAAGCGGAAGAGATTGCGACTAATGCCAAGATAGGAATTGACCGCAGCAGGATAAACATATGCTACACCACCCTTTTTACCCAGTGGTTTAGCTGTGAAATAACTGCCAGTTGGTGTTTGCCAGTCTTCCCCGTTTTCAAAGGCATTATTCACACCTTTGAGCGCAGCTTCAATTTCTCTTACTAATTCGTTTTTGTTCCGTCCAAGAATTGCAAGGGCATAATTTGCCTCAACACGCTCTTTATAAAGAGCAAAAGTAAGGCTTGCAGCAACGGCTAACGAAGTACAATTTTCGATGGTTGTTTTGAGAGCGTTAATCTGGTCTAGTAAATTGGAGCGATTATGACCTGCTAAGGGAAATAGATAATAAGGCGTTTGCTCCAAATACTTGCTGTGGCGCTGTTCGTGATCAGGCTCTTCTGATAAGATAACGTGGGCATAAGTGCCATCAATTCCCATGCTATTAATCGCAGCGGCTCGCTTTTTAGCTTCTTTGCTTAAAAACCAAGGTCTTGATTCTGGGGCGACATAGAAAGGACTACCCTGCCAAACCTCTTGGTTTTTGACTCCAGACCATTTGGGGGTTGCGGGAATGTATCTGTGATGGAGACAAAGAGCCGTTTTAATCAGGCTGGCAATTCCCGACGCTACATATGTATGACCGATATTTGCCTTGACGCTGCCAATTGCACAGTTGAGACCATTTTTATCCGCTGGATAAGCCTGGACTAAACCTTTGATTTCGGCTTCATCTTCTTGGGGAATGCCACTACCACAAACTTCTAAATATTCAATGTCTGTAGGTTTAATACCTGCCATCTCGAAAGCTTGTCGGCAGACAGAGTTGACGGCTGCTGCATCAGGTGTTGTTAGACGGTTGTCCAAGTTATTGGATGTAGAATACTGTTGTCCGAAACTGATGGCATCGATGGTTGCATAAATGCGATTGGCTTTGCCACTGCCCTTTGGGCAATCGCCCTCTTTTTTGGCTGTGTCGTGGCGCTTTAGCACGACTGCTCCCGCACCCTCGCCAACCGTCCAACCATTCGCCTTTTGGTCGTAACTTAAGGTATTTACTCCTGTATTAATTTGTCCTAATTGATTTCGCAACAACACACTTTCCATTCCACCAGCTAAATCAACAGCACCCACAACGACAGCATCTACTTCCCCAGCACTCAGTAGCATTTGTGCTATTTCCAGGGCCTTGAACGTGGAATTTTCTCCAGCAGTGATGGTGAATGTCGGACCTGTGAAATCCCACAACGAAGAAACTCGACTCGCCATGATGTTGGAGATGTAACTCACATATTCGCCGATCTCCACTGGATGGTGAAGCGCATCTTTAACAATGGTTTCTAGTTGAGCAATTTTGTCAGCGCTTAAGGAAATTTCTCCAGCAATCAAACCCTCTTTAATCTGCCAAGACAAATTCCATCTCTGCTGTAACTGATGAACAGAAAATTCCGTCTCTGCGGCGATGATGACTGCGACATTTGCACCTTCTTTAATTTCCGCATCTTTCAAGGCGCGATCAGCGACTTTCAGAAGTAACAGTTGTTGCGGGTTCAGCTTAGATAATTCATTCGGGGGAATTTTGTAAGATAGGGTATCAATTTCCAAATCTTGGATATATGCCCCTACGGGTGCTTTACCGTTTGGTAACCCATAGTTCTTAAGTAAGTCTTCTTGGTCTTCTAAGCCCTGCCATCTGTTAGAGGGTAAGGGAATAAAATGCTGAGTTCCATCATAAATACTACGGTCAAAAGCATCTAATCCATTGCAGGAGCCAAAAAAGGCATCCATGCCTACAATGGCAATTTTGGCAGGTGGCACAGGTTGAGAGAGGGAAGTGGAGGAAGAAAGGGGAGAAGATGCTCCCCTTACTCCCCCGACTCCCTCTACTCCTTGCTCCAAAATCATGTGTGCGTTGTTTCCCCCAAAACCAAAAGCACTCAGAGCTGCCCGTTTGACTGGTGCTTTTTGAGACCACTTAGCGGGACTTCTGACAATTCGTTCAGGTGAAATGACGTTGTTGTCAGTTCCTATGGGGTCAGTGACATTGATTGTCGGTGGTATGACACCCTTGGACATACTTAAAAGTACTTTAATCAAGCTAACCGAACCAGCAGCGACAAGGAGGTGACCAACGTTAGCCTTGACAGAACCTACCAGAGGAACTGCTTGATATTGACCAAAGAAAGTTTCTACTGAGTTGAATTCGGTGGTATCTCCCAATAATGTCCCAGTCGCATGGCACTCCAAGTAATCAATGTCTTTTGGACTGATTTGTGCTTCTTTGTAAGCGCGCTCAAAAGCGAGAATTTGTCCTTTAGAACTTGGACTGAGCAGGTGTTTCCCTCGACCATCGTTGGAGAGTCCAGTACCGCTGATGGTGGCATAAATGCGATCGCCATCTCTTAGGGCATCACTATATCGTTTCAGCACGACCATCCCAACTCCATCAGCGGTCATGAGTCCTTTAGAAGACTGATCTAAGGGACGGCTAATCTCACCGTCTTCTGGATATCCTTGGATACCTGAAAACAACATTCGCGAAAACAGAGGGTCGGAACAGCTAATTCCCCCTGCTAACATCAAATCTGCTTTGTGCGTCCAGAGATAATGAGATGCGAGCTTAGTAGCATACAATGGTGAAGAACAAGCTGCATCAATACATAAATGAATATTGGAGAGAGAAAGGGCTTGGGCGATAATAGCAGCCGGCAAGCCAGAAATCATGGCATTGTAGGTTGAAGCTTCTACAGATGTTCTTAAAGCAGGCAAATCGAATTCTTCACGCTGTAAAAGCTCTCGAACCGCAGGTGTTAGTACCTGCTGATACATGGGAGCGAATAATTGATTGGAGAATTTGGTCGGCCAGGACAGAGTGCCCAATATCACTCCACATTTGGCGAGAGCAGTTTCATTTCCCAAATACCCACTATATTGCAATGCCTGTTTCGCCACAGCAAGTGACCATTTAAAGGTATTATCTAAGCTGTGCAAAAATTCTCCAGGCAACTTATATCCAGTGGCATCAAACTGAAAGTCACGGATGAATGCTCCCTTCAAAGAATAGATTTTCTCTGGTTTACCTTTGAGAGGATCATAAAAAACTTGCGGGTCTACTCCCATGTCAACAGCAGTGACTGATGATGTTGAGTCTTTCTGCTGAATAAGATTATGCCAAAATTCTTCAGGATTTTTGGCATCGGGAAAGAGGCATGAGAATCCGATGATTGCTATCTTTTCCACGGCTTATTTCCTTATCCTGAATGATTGAAAAATTCTGTTCTACTACTTGGTTCCTAGGACGGATTGGGTCGGTATAATAACCCCCTTAGCTCCCAACATACGTGAATAGACTCGCCCTTGGCTGTCGTGTATGATGAGATCGGCGATAATGCTGCTTGCTGTCTTCGCTTTAACTTCGCAAGAGACGTAAAAAGGCGTATTGCATGGGATGTTTGTGAATTGCTCATATTTTTGGATCGCTGCAGGCAAGCAAATTGCTTGATGAAAATGCTGCATCCAAATCCACAGGGTATGAGTACTCAAGTCAATTGCATAAGGGTTGACCGACCTGACTGGGAATTGTCCTTGTTGTTTATCTGTGATTTCATTCCAAACGCATTCAGTGGTAATTTTTTCGTGGTTAATGTTTAACACCCTTCTGAGTTCCTGAAAAGAAGCTCCATGAAATAAGGGAAATATTGATGATTTTCCTGTTTGATAGAAATCATTACCAGTTATAGTAATGATGTTATCTTCTGCGATATTCAAGAATTCATAAGTGGGAGGAGCAAGCAGTTCTCGAACGAGTTGTACCTCAGCAATGCTGAAATGATAATTGATTTTTCCTTCGGGATTTTTTCTCCAGATTTTCGCCTGAAAGATGATTTCTTGAGTATCAGTTTTAGCAATTTCTTGTATATCTAGGATATATTCACTTGCTAGAGGTTCATTGAAAGTAATTCCCTTGAGAACTTTGAAATCTTTATAACTGAAAAATCTATAGCCTGGATAAAGTTGGGCACAGGAATCCACAATCCAGGACACTGCACAAGTCGCTGGCAAAACTGGCTTACCAGCAATCACATGATCCAGTAAAAAGGGATTGGCTTCGAGTGACAGTTGGCGACGGATGCGATAGGTTCGCAGTTCGGGATTGAGCGGTGCGGGAGGCGGAACTAGAGGGCTACCAATGACAACTTGTGCTGTTCCCTGATAAGCAGGATGTAGTTCGTTGACGAGCATTTGCGTCCCGACTTCGACGGGAAGAATGCCAATACCCCGTCGGGCAAACTCTTTTTTCAATTCTGGTGTGACCATACCACTCTCCCAGCCACCCCAATTTATAGCCACGACATGACATTGAGGGTAGCGTTGCTTGACCAGATGTGCTGATTTGTTGAGAATTTCGTTGGCGATCGCATAGTCAGCCTGACCAATATTACCGTAAAAACCTGTTACGGAAGAAAACAAAACCAAATACTCAAGTTGATTAGGTTTGATACAAGATAGAAGATTTTCCAACCCCTTAACTTTGGCAGTATAAACCTTCTCGAAATCCTGTTCTGTTTTCTTTTCAATCAATTTATCAGCTAAATTACCAGCGCCGTGTATGATACCAGTAATTGGTCCAGTCCGCTCAACTAAGGTAGCAAGTTTCTGCTTTAGGTTATCTCCATCAGTGACATCAGCACTCAAATATTCGGCATGACCTCCAGCTTGTTGAATGGCTTCTAAAGTCTGTTTGATTTCTCGGCTGGAGATAATTTTGTTGTATAGCTTTTGTACATTCATGGGTATGGGCTTCTCTCCAAGTGAGAGAAGGTATTCCATAATGCGTTTTTTTAACATTGGTTCATCAAAACAATCTTTAGACCAATCTGGTTCTCTGTCTAGGAGTTCTGAACGACCTATGAGGATAAATTTGCAAGGATGCTGCTGTGCCAATTTGATGGCGCACTTAGCTGTAATGCCTTTTGCACCACCACTAACGAGAAAAACCGATGTGGGACTAATCTTGGTTGTTAGTGTCATAAATTCTCCGTTTACCTTATCTTCTTGTTAGGAAAAATTGATGTTTTAACCTCTTTTAATTTTTCAATTAAGAGGCTATTTCATACTTGTGTTGAGAAAATCTTGAAGAAGGAAAACCTTCAGAAATAGTATTTCTGGAAACGTGAAATGGTTGTTGAAGGTTTATGCGATTGTCGGGGTTTTCTAAAGGCGGCGTTTCTTGAGGCGGAGGTAAAGTTAGTGCCGCTAAAATTAAAGCTAATACTACCATGATAGCTGCTATAATTGGTAGTAGATTACTATCATTTTCGGCTTCTTGATAATGTTGAGATTGAGGATAAACAAGTCGAATATCACCTAGGTCTCTTTCATAAGCTAATAGTCTAATAAAGGAATAATATGTTTTGTAGCCCTTGGCTTCTATCGTTATTTCTCCTTCAAGAACGCTGCTGTTATCAAATGGGACTTGAAATTTATAAATTCCTTCCAAGTCACTGTGTATGACAAGTGAAGAACCAGGCAGATTAATTGTGACTTTAGCTCCACTTATAGGAGCTTGTTTCTCTTTATCAAGAACCCGACCAATATAATGAATTGCTTGATTATTGGGCATAGTTTCAGGTGAGCGTGGATGTGGAGGGAGTGGGGGAGAGAAGGAGTGGAGGAGGGGAGGAGATAAAGAGATGAATTTGTCTTTCTCTACTTCCTTTTCTCCCTCTGCTTCCCCATCTCCCCATCCTGTTAAATTTCGGGTGTACTAATCAGGGTGACTCGTCCGTGTGAACCGTAGGCAATTTCGGTAATATAACGATCAGGGTCGTGTAGCTCCGCAAAAATGTGACCTGCTGACTCTTGGGCATCAATGTGAGGACTCAGGTCAATTGCTCGGCAAAACACCTGTTGCCATTCCCAGTTGAGAGTTTTAGTTAATCCAAATAAACCAGCACTAATAGGACCAAAGTTAATATTTTGTCCTAACCCAAAGGCTCCATCGAGACGAGCAACCGTGCAGAAACAACTGCGCCCATAATCTGTGGCTTCATTCAGATATTTCTTCAGATGTTTTGCCATGAGAAAGACGTACTTGACAATTGCCTTTTCCTCTTCTGGATAGGGGATTTTGCCGTTACGAATGACCTCAAATACCGGATTGAGATGGATGAAAGCACCAATCGAACCATAGTGAGTGGCGATGGCGGCTAATTGTTGTTGCAGATGTTCCTCACTTAAATCTGCGAGATTTACGCGATTCACCCCTGAGGGTAAAGGAGAGTGTTGTGGAACGAGCGATGACGGGAAACTTAAAACAACGATTTTCCAGCCTTGCTCTGTGAGTGATTGAGCCAATGTGGAAGTGGTGAGGGAGCCATCATCGGTGAGTATACCGACGTGCCCCTCTGGTAAGGTGAAATCTAAAAAATCTGGTTGAGGCAGAATTTTCAGTTTGACTTGACGGCGCAGAGGATTGTTGTTTAAGTTACCCGATGGGTTGGAAGACTGGTTCAGAGACTTTTTTTTTTCTGTACCAGCTAACTTTTGCAAATACTCCACTATTTGACCAATGGTGCGTAGTTCTCCCAGTTCTTCCACATTCGGTTTGGGCAAGTTGGGGTACATTTCTTGCATTGTCCCCAAAATTTCTACACGCTTAATGGAGTCAATCCCCAAGTCCGCTTCCATATCCATGCTCAAATCCAGCATCTCTACTGGGTACCCCGTCTTTTCACTGGTGATTGCCAACAAGGTTTGACCCAAGTCTGGCAAATCTGTATCTGCTGGTTCTATTTCAGTGTTGAGTGTGACACTTTCAGTGAATGAGGTTGTGGGGAAAATGGGGAGGTGGGGTGATGGGGAGACGGAAGAATTTTCTGTCTCCACTTGCTCAGGTATTCTTATGTCCTCTTGTGTGGAAATAGTCGTTTCTACAGCAATGGATTTCACAGCAACGGATGGAGAGGCATGAGATTGTAGACATTCGACAATTTGACCAATGGTGCGTAGTTCTCCCAGTTCTTCGACATTTGGTTTGGGCAAGTCTGGGTACATTTCCTGCATTGTCCCCAGAATTTCTACACGCTTAATAGAGTCAATCCCTAAGTCTGCCTCCATATCCATGTTCATGTCCAACATCTCGACTGGGTAGCCTGTTTTGTCACTGATGATTGCTAACAGGTTTTTACCCAAATCAGCCACATTCACGCTGACAT
The sequence above is a segment of the Mastigocladopsis repens PCC 10914 genome. Coding sequences within it:
- a CDS encoding type I polyketide synthase; this translates as MEKIAIIGFSCLFPDAKNPEEFWHNLIQQKDSTSSVTAVDMGVDPQVFYDPLKGKPEKIYSLKGAFIRDFQFDATGYKLPGEFLHSLDNTFKWSLAVAKQALQYSGYLGNETALAKCGVILGTLSWPTKFSNQLFAPMYQQVLTPAVRELLQREEFDLPALRTSVEASTYNAMISGLPAAIIAQALSLSNIHLCIDAACSSPLYATKLASHYLWTHKADLMLAGGISCSDPLFSRMLFSGIQGYPEDGEISRPLDQSSKGLMTADGVGMVVLKRYSDALRDGDRIYATISGTGLSNDGRGKHLLSPSSKGQILAFERAYKEAQISPKDIDYLECHATGTLLGDTTEFNSVETFFGQYQAVPLVGSVKANVGHLLVAAGSVSLIKVLLSMSKGVIPPTINVTDPIGTDNNVISPERIVRSPAKWSQKAPVKRAALSAFGFGGNNAHMILEQGVEGVGGVRGASSPLSSSTSLSQPVPPAKIAIVGMDAFFGSCNGLDAFDRSIYDGTQHFIPLPSNRWQGLEDQEDLLKNYGLPNGKAPVGAYIQDLEIDTLSYKIPPNELSKLNPQQLLLLKVADRALKDAEIKEGANVAVIIAAETEFSVHQLQQRWNLSWQIKEGLIAGEISLSADKIAQLETIVKDALHHPVEIGEYVSYISNIMASRVSSLWDFTGPTFTITAGENSTFKALEIAQMLLSAGEVDAVVVGAVDLAGGMESVLLRNQLGQINTGVNTLSYDQKANGWTVGEGAGAVVLKRHDTAKKEGDCPKGSGKANRIYATIDAISFGQQYSTSNNLDNRLTTPDAAAVNSVCRQAFEMAGIKPTDIEYLEVCGSGIPQEDEAEIKGLVQAYPADKNGLNCAIGSVKANIGHTYVASGIASLIKTALCLHHRYIPATPKWSGVKNQEVWQGSPFYVAPESRPWFLSKEAKKRAAAINSMGIDGTYAHVILSEEPDHEQRHSKYLEQTPYYLFPLAGHNRSNLLDQINALKTTIENCTSLAVAASLTFALYKERVEANYALAILGRNKNELVREIEAALKGVNNAFENGEDWQTPTGSYFTAKPLGKKGGVAYVYPAAVNSYLGISRNLFRLFPRVHDDLAIKSVFSVVADIAKLVFPRSLNKLSTRQLENLEQQFLNDSLAIFETDIGIARLLTTIIRDDFQVKPKYVFGYSLGETSMMFAMGVWSNFSQGINTFHASPLFGDRISGPKKAVREFWGLPSAQQSPDDDFWSTYLLMAAPSQVQECLKNENRVYLTQINTPEEVLIAGDTAACQRVIKTLGCNAFRAPFNHAIHCETMRSEYDEIARVNTLPSQNIPGIAFYSSAEYKPITLDSDVIARSLAKTLCHQVDFPRLVNRVYEDGARIFVEAGSGNVCSRWIDKILENKEHMTVSLNRRGIDDHTSIIRALVKLFSHGVSLDLSPLYSQTTETSSQLKPTVRTVNLGGNRIVPKIWSDENCKLFQNLATKKPLHLVNNQSENIPLSRDSELTNSPQNSSSIHNGESYYRNITLSKTNQEEEKVKNANNNSFESREEIQSWESTVTQEIISQSIPHLSTATQKFGYAVTLNELNQSQYKKLSANNSSINKAHADFLKSRQEFSQQISEIIQLQLACAENLLS
- a CDS encoding PfaD family polyunsaturated fatty acid/polyketide biosynthesis protein; translation: MKTEDTVLGKYNNGLRFFGNLFNHNQVWKGSLDCVAFEQSAIKDKLHNLHKPCYIVRVAGKIGVTNEGYSCPTENGTGQVELLMAVPPISTHSLGDPSFLSSHGVKYAYATGAMAGGIASVEMVIALGKEKILSSFGAGGLSPDRLEAAINRIQQALPQGPYASNLIHSPNEPALERRAVDLYLKYGVKTVEASAFLDLTPNIVYYRAAGLGVNAANQIEIKNKVIAKISRREVASKFLQPAPLKILKELVAQGLISELQANLAAQLPIADDITVEADSGGHTDNRPLVCLLPSILALKHEIQEKYRYSTPIRVGVAGGIGTPQSALAGFMMGAAYVVTGSINQSCVEAGTCEYTKRLLAQAEMADMMMAPAADMFEMGVKLQVLKRGTMFPLRAQKLYEIYRNYNSIEDIPIEEREKLEKQVFRNSLAQIWEETATYLSTRNPEKLGKAINNPKMKMAAIFRWYLGLSSRWSSSGEKGREVDYQIWCGPVMGSFNDWVRDSYLADPKSRRVVDVADHIMTGAAFLYRIQSLKIQGLQISDDYCQYRPVCSTSL
- a CDS encoding thioester reductase domain-containing protein, with the protein product MASKQSHTAEEIQALLVSIVADGLKIASDEINVQEPLDSYGLDSAQAMLLVTKAEKMLGFEVSPTLLWHYPNIEALSQRLAEESLVLESQIEDTRVASRANVSAFKTPMLDLSAEAVLDQNIRPASTPFQFTSELNNVFLTGGTGFLGAFIIYELLQTTDADIYCLVRAANSKEGKRKLKQNLQQYLLWEEQFSPRIIAIPGDLSQPFLGISTEGFEMLAANLDAVYHSAATLNYVYPYSALKAANVLGTQEVIRLASAIKVKPLHYVSSVAVFESPAYAGKVVKEQDDFNHWEGIYLGYSQTKWVAEKLVKIARDRGLPVTIHRPPLIGGDSQTGVSNTHDFICLMIKGCLEMGCFPDVEYIMDASPVDYVSKAIVYLSRQKESMGKAFHLQHPQPVSLKVLVEWMRSFGFPIQLLPYDEWQTQLMKNVTSVENPLYALRPFLFERWSQEGLTIPDLYLQARRPIISCQQTLESLAGSSIVCPPIDSKLFMTYSSYWISSGFLNVA